A portion of the Burkholderia pseudomultivorans genome contains these proteins:
- the ftsW gene encoding putative lipid II flippase FtsW: MSWSDRLVSRFNDRRDTGGNAAGGRVASATRAATGGLASVVNGVRPSRSRMLDFDYSLLWVAIALLGLGVVMVYSASIAMPDSPKYAQYHDYAFLMRHVVSLVVAFIAAVIAFRVPVSTWDKYAPHLFLIALVGLVIVLIPHVGKGVNGARRWIPLGITNMQPSEIMKLAVTIYAANYTVRKQEYMQSFAKGFLPMAFAVGLVGALLLLEPDMGAFMVVAAIAMGVLFLGGVNGKLFGGLVATAVGTFTMLVWLSPWRRERIFAYLDPWDERYAQGKAYQLTHSLIAFGRGEWFGVGLGGSVEKLNYLPEAHTDFILAVIGEELGFVGVLVVILLFYWIVRRAFEIGRQALALDRTFAGLMAKGIGIWFGAQAFINMGVNLGLLPTKGLTLPLVSYGGSGILLNCIALAVLLRVDYENRVLMRGGKV; the protein is encoded by the coding sequence ATGAGCTGGTCCGATCGCCTCGTCTCCCGTTTCAACGATCGGCGCGACACCGGCGGCAATGCCGCGGGCGGGCGCGTCGCGTCGGCCACGCGCGCCGCGACGGGCGGGCTGGCCAGCGTCGTCAACGGCGTGCGGCCGAGCCGCTCGCGGATGCTCGACTTCGACTACTCGCTGCTGTGGGTCGCGATCGCGCTGCTCGGGCTCGGCGTCGTGATGGTGTATTCGGCGTCGATCGCGATGCCCGATTCGCCGAAGTACGCGCAGTATCACGACTACGCGTTCCTGATGCGCCACGTCGTGTCGCTCGTCGTCGCGTTCATTGCGGCGGTGATCGCGTTCCGCGTGCCGGTGTCGACCTGGGACAAGTACGCGCCGCACCTTTTCCTGATCGCGCTGGTCGGGCTCGTGATCGTGCTGATTCCGCACGTCGGCAAGGGCGTGAACGGCGCGCGCCGCTGGATTCCGCTCGGCATCACGAACATGCAGCCGTCGGAAATCATGAAGCTCGCGGTGACGATCTACGCGGCGAACTACACGGTGCGCAAGCAGGAATACATGCAGAGCTTCGCGAAGGGCTTCCTGCCGATGGCGTTCGCGGTCGGCCTGGTCGGCGCGCTGCTGCTGCTCGAACCCGACATGGGCGCGTTCATGGTGGTCGCAGCGATCGCGATGGGCGTGCTGTTCCTCGGCGGCGTGAACGGCAAGCTGTTCGGCGGCCTCGTCGCGACGGCGGTCGGCACCTTCACGATGCTCGTGTGGCTGTCGCCGTGGCGCCGCGAGCGGATCTTCGCGTATCTCGATCCGTGGGACGAGCGCTACGCGCAGGGCAAGGCCTACCAGCTCACGCACTCGCTGATCGCGTTCGGCCGCGGCGAGTGGTTCGGCGTCGGTCTCGGCGGCAGCGTCGAGAAGCTGAACTACCTGCCCGAAGCGCATACCGACTTCATCCTCGCGGTGATCGGTGAGGAACTCGGTTTCGTCGGCGTGCTGGTCGTGATCCTGCTGTTCTACTGGATCGTGCGCCGTGCGTTCGAGATCGGCCGCCAGGCGCTCGCGCTCGACCGCACGTTCGCGGGGCTGATGGCCAAGGGCATCGGCATCTGGTTCGGCGCGCAGGCATTCATCAACATGGGCGTGAACCTCGGCCTGCTGCCGACCAAGGGTCTGACGCTGCCGCTCGTCAGCTACGGCGGCTCGGGCATTCTGCTGAACTGCATCGCGCTTGCGGTGCTGCTGCGCGTTGACTACGAGAACCGGGTGCTGATGCGGGGAGGGAAGGTATGA
- a CDS encoding UDP-N-acetylmuramoyl-tripeptide--D-alanyl-D-alanine ligase, with translation MTMLSLDQAARLIPGATVHGDAGVTFERVSTDSRTVGPGDLFVALKGERFDAHDFLGDVAARGAAAALVAHAPAGLAMPLIVGGETRAALGALAHGWRKRFALPLVAVTGSNGKTTVKEMIASIFAAAVGADARLATAGNLNNDVGLPLTLLRLSAAHRLAVIELGMNHPGETEVLARLTAPTVALVNNAQREHQEFMATVEAVALEHAAVIHALTPDGVAVFPADDAYASIWRVAATGNRILDFALNDAQRQTDAQVTGRLHGGELAIDTPAGAVTVRLRALGEHNARNALAATAAALAAGVALPAIKQGLEAFEPVKGRLQVRRATVGGLAGATVVDDTYNANPDSMRAAIDVLAGQPAPRVLVIGDMGEVGDEGPAFHREIGAYARERGVDALFALGDASRDACTAYGDTARHFGEVGALVEALLASGYDAAATVLVKGSRYMKMERVVDALTNQPAAGTTPAAH, from the coding sequence ATGACGATGCTGAGCCTCGATCAAGCCGCGCGCCTGATTCCCGGCGCGACCGTGCACGGCGATGCGGGCGTCACGTTCGAGCGCGTGTCGACGGACAGCCGCACGGTCGGCCCGGGCGACCTGTTCGTCGCGCTGAAAGGCGAGCGCTTCGACGCGCATGACTTTCTCGGCGACGTGGCCGCGCGCGGCGCAGCCGCGGCGCTCGTCGCGCATGCGCCGGCGGGCCTCGCGATGCCGCTGATCGTCGGCGGCGAGACGCGCGCGGCACTCGGCGCGCTCGCGCACGGCTGGCGCAAGCGATTCGCGCTGCCGCTCGTCGCGGTGACGGGCAGCAACGGCAAGACGACCGTGAAGGAAATGATCGCGTCGATCTTCGCGGCGGCGGTCGGCGCCGACGCGCGTCTCGCGACGGCCGGCAACCTGAACAACGACGTGGGCCTGCCGCTGACGCTGCTGCGCCTGTCGGCCGCGCACCGTCTCGCGGTGATCGAGCTCGGGATGAACCATCCGGGCGAGACCGAGGTGCTTGCGCGCCTGACCGCGCCGACGGTCGCGCTCGTCAATAACGCGCAGCGCGAGCACCAGGAATTCATGGCGACGGTCGAAGCCGTCGCGCTCGAACATGCGGCCGTGATTCATGCGCTGACGCCGGACGGCGTCGCGGTGTTCCCGGCCGACGACGCGTACGCGAGCATCTGGCGCGTCGCGGCGACCGGCAACCGGATCCTCGATTTCGCGTTGAACGACGCGCAGCGGCAGACCGACGCGCAAGTGACGGGCCGCCTGCATGGCGGCGAGCTCGCGATCGATACGCCGGCCGGCGCGGTCACGGTGCGGCTGCGTGCGCTGGGCGAGCACAACGCGCGCAACGCGCTGGCGGCAACGGCCGCGGCGCTCGCGGCGGGCGTCGCGCTGCCGGCGATCAAGCAGGGCCTCGAGGCGTTCGAGCCGGTCAAGGGGCGTCTGCAGGTCCGTCGGGCGACGGTCGGCGGCCTGGCCGGCGCGACGGTCGTCGACGATACGTACAACGCGAATCCCGATTCGATGCGCGCGGCGATCGACGTGCTCGCCGGGCAACCGGCGCCGCGCGTGCTGGTGATCGGCGACATGGGCGAGGTCGGCGACGAAGGCCCCGCCTTCCATCGCGAGATCGGCGCGTATGCGCGCGAACGCGGCGTCGACGCGCTGTTCGCGCTCGGCGATGCGTCGCGCGACGCCTGCACGGCTTACGGCGACACGGCCCGCCATTTCGGCGAGGTCGGCGCGCTGGTCGAAGCGCTGCTCGCGAGCGGCTACGACGCAGCGGCGACCGTGCTCGTGAAGGGCTCGCGGTACATGAAGATGGAGCGCGTGGTCGACGCGCTGACGAACCAACCCGCGGCGGGCACGACGCCCGCCGCACACTGA
- the rsmH gene encoding 16S rRNA (cytosine(1402)-N(4))-methyltransferase RsmH — MGNELQHRTVLLDEAVESLVTRPDGVYVDGTFGRGGHSRAVLARLGPGGRLIAFDKDPRAIETAQGIGDARFSIVHDSFASMRDALAARGVEKVSGVLLDLGVSSPQVDDPARGFSFRADGTLDMRMDPTRGESAAEWLARASLQELTEVIRDYGEERFAFQIAKALVARRAESDRLGPLDSTGELAQIVGHAVKTREKGKDPATRTFQAIRIHVNQELADLQVVLDAALSLLEQGGRLVVISFHSLEDRIVKRFMQAHASAPAVDRRLPIRAVDLPSPPLKIIGRQFPGEAEVAANPRARSAVMRIAERVTP; from the coding sequence TCGCTCGTGACGCGGCCGGACGGCGTTTATGTCGACGGCACGTTCGGGCGTGGCGGTCACAGTCGCGCGGTGCTCGCACGGCTCGGGCCGGGCGGCCGGCTGATCGCGTTCGACAAGGATCCGAGGGCGATCGAGACGGCGCAGGGCATCGGCGATGCGCGCTTTTCGATCGTGCATGACAGCTTTGCATCGATGCGCGACGCGCTTGCGGCGCGCGGCGTCGAGAAGGTGTCGGGTGTGTTGCTGGACCTGGGCGTGTCCTCGCCGCAGGTGGACGATCCGGCGCGCGGCTTCAGCTTCCGCGCCGATGGCACGCTGGACATGCGAATGGATCCGACGCGCGGCGAGTCGGCGGCCGAATGGCTCGCGCGGGCTTCGCTGCAGGAACTGACGGAGGTGATAAGAGATTATGGGGAAGAACGGTTTGCTTTTCAGATTGCAAAGGCGCTTGTTGCTCGCCGGGCAGAGTCCGATCGTCTCGGGCCGCTCGACAGCACGGGCGAGCTTGCCCAAATCGTGGGTCACGCCGTCAAGACCCGTGAGAAGGGCAAGGATCCGGCAACCCGCACCTTTCAGGCTATACGGATTCACGTCAATCAAGAGCTTGCGGACCTGCAAGTCGTACTAGACGCGGCATTGTCGTTGCTGGAGCAAGGGGGGCGGCTGGTGGTCATCAGCTTTCATTCACTCGAGGACCGGATCGTCAAGCGATTCATGCAGGCGCACGCGAGTGCGCCTGCGGTCGATCGTCGCCTGCCGATCCGTGCCGTCGACCTCCCGAGCCCGCCGCTCAAGATCATCGGCCGCCAGTTTCCGGGTGAAGCGGAAGTGGCCGCCAATCCGCGTGCCCGGTCGGCCGTGATGCGCATCGCGGAGCGCGTCACGCCATGA
- the mraY gene encoding phospho-N-acetylmuramoyl-pentapeptide-transferase, producing the protein MLLALAQWLQGDASFLRLFTYLTFRAVMATITALGIGLVCGPWVIRKLTQMKVGQAVRKDGPQTHLVKSGTPTMGGVLILIGIAVATLLWGDLTNRFIWIVMLVTFGFGVIGWVDDYRKVVHKDPRGMSSREKYFWQSVIGLFAAVYLAFSVSEANNVRVFDLFMAWVRSGLSMGLPARADLMLPFLKSISYPLGVWGFIVLTYFVIVGASNAVNLTDGLDGLVIMPVVLVGASLGVFAYVMGSAVYSKYLLFPHIPGAGELLIFCSAMGGAGLAFLWYNTHPAQVFMGDVGALALGGALGTVAVIVRQEIVLFIMGGIFVAETLSVMLQVSWFKYTKKRYGEGRRLLKMAPLHHHFELSGWKETQVVVRFWIITLMLCLFGLTTLKLR; encoded by the coding sequence ATGCTGCTGGCCCTGGCGCAATGGCTGCAAGGAGACGCAAGCTTTTTGCGCTTGTTCACGTACCTCACGTTCCGTGCGGTGATGGCCACCATCACCGCGCTCGGGATCGGGCTCGTGTGCGGACCGTGGGTGATCCGCAAGCTGACGCAAATGAAGGTCGGGCAGGCCGTGCGCAAGGACGGTCCGCAGACGCACCTCGTCAAGTCGGGCACGCCGACGATGGGCGGCGTGCTGATCCTGATCGGCATCGCGGTCGCGACGCTGCTGTGGGGCGACCTGACGAACCGCTTCATCTGGATCGTGATGCTCGTCACGTTCGGGTTCGGCGTGATCGGCTGGGTCGACGACTATCGCAAGGTCGTCCACAAGGATCCGCGCGGCATGTCGTCGCGCGAGAAGTATTTCTGGCAGTCGGTGATCGGCCTGTTCGCGGCCGTCTATCTGGCTTTCAGCGTGTCCGAGGCGAACAACGTGCGCGTGTTCGACCTGTTCATGGCCTGGGTGCGCAGCGGCCTGTCGATGGGGCTGCCGGCGCGCGCGGACCTGATGCTGCCGTTCCTGAAGTCGATCAGCTACCCGCTCGGCGTGTGGGGCTTCATCGTGCTGACCTATTTCGTGATCGTCGGCGCGAGCAACGCGGTGAACCTGACCGACGGCCTCGACGGTCTCGTGATCATGCCGGTCGTGCTGGTCGGCGCGTCGCTGGGTGTGTTCGCGTACGTGATGGGCAGCGCGGTCTATTCAAAATACCTGCTGTTCCCGCACATCCCGGGCGCGGGCGAACTGCTGATCTTCTGTTCCGCGATGGGCGGGGCAGGGCTCGCGTTCCTCTGGTACAACACGCACCCCGCGCAGGTGTTCATGGGCGACGTCGGCGCGCTGGCGCTCGGCGGCGCGCTCGGCACGGTCGCGGTGATCGTGCGCCAGGAAATCGTGCTGTTCATCATGGGCGGCATCTTCGTCGCGGAAACGCTGTCGGTGATGCTGCAGGTTTCGTGGTTCAAGTACACGAAAAAGCGCTACGGCGAAGGGCGGCGCCTGCTCAAGATGGCGCCGCTGCATCACCATTTCGAATTGTCCGGCTGGAAGGAAACGCAGGTGGTGGTGCGTTTCTGGATCATCACGCTGATGCTGTGCCTGTTCGGTCTGACCACCCTCAAGCTGCGGTAA
- the murD gene encoding UDP-N-acetylmuramoyl-L-alanine--D-glutamate ligase, with amino-acid sequence MFGDRQRPMVLVLGLGESGLAIARWCARHGCRLRIADTREAPPNLAALQAEGIDAEFVGGAFTPALLDGGVEIVGLSPGLSPLEPALAGLIAAANERGIAVWGELEFFAQALRALGTSGYQPKVLAITGTNGKTTTTSLTGLLCQRAGKKVAVAGNISPAMLDRLAGAIDDTALPDVWVLELSSFQLETARSFAPDAAAILNITQDHLDWHGSFDAYAAAKGRIFGATTTRVLNRDDAAVMKFAPAAGAADAPRTITFGLNEPTQDGDYGLSRDNGIAWLVEAVDRDAPDETATTGRRRKRDAAHTPDIAQKRLMPADALRIRGLHNAANALAAFALARAIDLPAAPLLHGLREYRGEAHRVEVIATIDDVDYVDDSKGTNVGATVAALDGLAQKIVLIAGGDGKGQDFAPLVAPVARWCRAVMLIGRDAPALRDTLAETGVPLADHATLEGAVHAAAALAEPGDAVLLSPACASLDMFRNYAHRADVFRAAVDEIAIDKGATP; translated from the coding sequence ATGTTTGGAGATCGGCAACGGCCGATGGTGCTTGTGCTGGGGCTCGGCGAATCGGGTCTCGCGATCGCGCGGTGGTGCGCGAGGCACGGGTGCCGGCTACGCATTGCCGATACCCGCGAGGCGCCGCCGAACCTTGCCGCGCTGCAGGCCGAAGGCATCGATGCGGAATTCGTCGGCGGGGCGTTCACGCCCGCGCTGCTCGACGGCGGCGTCGAGATCGTCGGGCTGAGCCCCGGCCTGTCGCCGCTCGAGCCGGCGCTCGCGGGGCTGATCGCGGCCGCGAACGAGCGCGGAATCGCGGTATGGGGCGAACTGGAATTCTTCGCGCAGGCGCTGCGCGCGCTCGGCACGAGCGGCTACCAGCCGAAGGTGCTCGCGATCACGGGCACCAACGGCAAGACCACGACCACGAGCCTCACCGGCTTGTTGTGCCAGCGCGCGGGCAAGAAGGTCGCGGTCGCGGGCAACATCAGCCCGGCGATGCTCGACCGGCTCGCGGGTGCGATCGACGACACCGCGCTGCCCGACGTCTGGGTGCTCGAACTGTCGAGCTTCCAGCTCGAGACCGCGCGCAGCTTCGCGCCCGACGCGGCCGCGATCCTGAACATCACGCAGGACCACCTCGACTGGCATGGCAGTTTCGACGCGTATGCCGCCGCGAAGGGCCGGATCTTCGGCGCGACGACGACGCGCGTGCTGAACCGCGACGACGCCGCCGTGATGAAGTTCGCGCCGGCGGCAGGCGCGGCCGATGCGCCGCGCACGATCACGTTCGGCCTGAACGAGCCGACGCAGGACGGCGACTACGGGCTGTCGCGCGACAACGGCATCGCATGGCTGGTGGAAGCCGTCGATCGCGACGCGCCGGATGAAACGGCGACGACCGGCCGGCGCCGCAAGCGCGACGCCGCGCATACGCCCGACATCGCGCAGAAGCGCCTGATGCCGGCCGACGCGCTGCGCATCCGCGGGCTGCACAACGCCGCGAACGCGCTGGCCGCGTTCGCGCTCGCGCGCGCGATCGACCTGCCTGCTGCGCCGCTGCTGCACGGGCTGCGCGAATACCGCGGCGAAGCGCATCGCGTCGAAGTGATCGCGACGATCGACGACGTCGACTACGTCGACGACAGCAAGGGTACGAACGTCGGCGCGACGGTGGCCGCGCTCGACGGGCTCGCGCAGAAGATCGTGCTGATCGCCGGCGGCGACGGCAAGGGCCAGGACTTCGCGCCGCTGGTCGCGCCGGTCGCGCGCTGGTGCCGCGCGGTGATGCTGATCGGCCGCGATGCGCCGGCGCTTCGCGACACGCTCGCGGAAACCGGCGTGCCGCTCGCCGACCACGCGACGCTCGAAGGCGCGGTGCACGCGGCGGCCGCGCTCGCCGAGCCGGGCGACGCGGTGCTGCTGTCGCCGGCGTGTGCGAGCCTCGACATGTTCCGGAACTACGCCCACCGCGCGGACGTGTTCCGTGCGGCGGTGGATGAAATCGCCATCGACAAAGGAGCGACGCCATGA
- a CDS encoding UDP-N-acetylmuramoyl-L-alanyl-D-glutamate--2,6-diaminopimelate ligase, which yields MSAARSSHPAHQQIAAALAWLRQHVAPAAQLHADTRSLGAGDVFVAYAVDGADNRGFIAEAVARGAAAVLYQPEGLAAAPAAPVALAVPALDQLAGEIASGWYGDPSDSLLAIGVTGTNGKTSCTQWIATALTALHQPCAVIGTLGSGMPGQLVPTGFTTPDAPQLQRSLAQLSAAGAKAVAMEVSSHALHQGRVNGTAFDIAVFTNLTQDHLDYHGTFDAYEAAKAKLFAWRGLRAAVVNRDDAAGRRLLEKLAGRVRTIAYGIGDAQQAPDADRELVALDVRATATGTAFRLHSSWGDADVEVGTLGTFNVSNLLAVLGALLAADVPFDAALTEVARLESVNGRMQRLGGRLQSDEPLVVIDYAHTPDALEKTLDALRPIAAARGGRLVCMFGCGGDRDATKRPLMGAIAERLADEVVVTSDNPRSEDPQAIIDQIVAGMTAPDRARRIEDRASAILQAVRGAAREDVVVLAGKGHEATQEIMGKKRTFSDQDHARLALAARATHGKGGGE from the coding sequence ATGAGCGCCGCTCGCAGTTCTCATCCGGCGCATCAGCAGATCGCAGCCGCGCTTGCGTGGCTGCGCCAGCATGTGGCCCCCGCCGCGCAGCTGCATGCGGACACGCGCAGCCTCGGCGCCGGCGACGTGTTCGTCGCCTATGCCGTCGACGGGGCCGACAATCGCGGCTTCATCGCCGAAGCCGTCGCACGCGGTGCGGCCGCGGTGCTGTATCAGCCCGAAGGGCTGGCCGCTGCGCCGGCTGCACCCGTCGCGCTCGCGGTGCCGGCGCTCGACCAGCTCGCGGGAGAGATCGCCAGCGGCTGGTACGGCGATCCGAGCGACAGCCTGCTCGCGATCGGCGTGACCGGCACGAACGGCAAGACTTCGTGCACGCAATGGATCGCGACCGCGCTGACGGCGCTGCACCAGCCGTGCGCGGTGATCGGCACGCTCGGCAGCGGAATGCCGGGTCAGCTCGTGCCGACCGGCTTCACGACGCCGGATGCGCCGCAACTGCAGCGCAGCCTCGCACAGCTGAGCGCCGCGGGCGCGAAGGCGGTCGCGATGGAGGTGTCGTCGCATGCGCTGCATCAGGGGCGCGTGAACGGCACCGCATTCGACATCGCCGTGTTCACGAATCTCACGCAGGATCACCTCGACTATCACGGCACGTTCGACGCGTACGAGGCCGCGAAGGCGAAGCTGTTCGCATGGCGCGGGCTGCGCGCGGCGGTCGTGAACCGCGACGACGCGGCCGGCCGCCGGCTGCTCGAAAAACTCGCCGGCCGTGTGCGCACGATCGCGTACGGCATCGGCGACGCGCAGCAGGCGCCCGACGCCGACCGTGAACTGGTCGCACTCGACGTGCGTGCGACCGCGACGGGCACGGCGTTCCGCCTGCATTCTTCGTGGGGCGACGCGGATGTAGAGGTAGGGACGCTCGGCACCTTCAACGTCAGCAACCTGCTCGCCGTGCTCGGCGCGCTGCTCGCGGCCGACGTGCCGTTCGATGCGGCGCTGACCGAGGTCGCGCGGCTCGAGTCGGTGAACGGCCGGATGCAGCGTCTCGGCGGCCGGCTGCAGAGCGACGAGCCGCTCGTCGTGATCGATTACGCCCACACGCCCGACGCGCTCGAAAAGACGCTCGACGCGCTGCGCCCGATCGCCGCGGCGCGCGGCGGCCGGCTCGTCTGCATGTTCGGCTGCGGCGGCGATCGCGACGCAACCAAGCGCCCGCTGATGGGGGCGATCGCCGAACGGCTCGCCGACGAAGTCGTCGTTACCAGCGACAACCCGCGCAGCGAGGATCCGCAGGCGATCATCGACCAGATCGTCGCGGGCATGACCGCGCCCGATCGTGCGCGCCGCATCGAGGATCGCGCCAGCGCGATCCTGCAGGCGGTGCGCGGCGCCGCACGCGAGGACGTCGTCGTGCTGGCCGGCAAGGGCCACGAGGCGACCCAGGAAATCATGGGCAAGAAACGCACGTTCTCCGACCAGGATCACGCACGGCTCGCCCTCGCGGCGCGCGCGACGCACGGCAAGGGAGGCGGCGAATGA
- a CDS encoding peptidoglycan D,D-transpeptidase FtsI family protein → MKPSQKRQDVKFASSPVLGVHLPMWRSKLVVFMLFMAFVALAARAFWIQGPGNAFYQKQGESRYQRTLELPATRGKILDRNGLVLATSLPVRAIWAIPDAVPDDLDADKLGQLGKLLGMTQKELRVKLSEDKGFVYVKRQVPIDVADKVAALDIPGIYQRNEYKRFYPEGEITAHLIGFTNVEDEGQEGVELGDQKLLAGTSGMRRVIKDRMGHIVEDVAEQIPPHNGTDVDLSIDSKIQYIAYANLKAAVEKFKAKAGAAMVVDVRTGEVLALVNYPTYNPNDRSRLTGEQLRNRILTDVFEPGSIMKPFTVSLALDLHRVTPNTLVETGNGHFVLDGAPITDDAGFGTLTVGGVIQKSSNIGATKIAMTMRPEEMWNMYTSIGLGQAPKVGFPGAAAGRLRPWKSWRRIEQATMSYGYGLSVSLFQLARAYTAIAHDGELMPVTIFKTDPNQPITGTQVFTPTTAREVRAMLETVVAPGGTSPDAAVPGYRVGGKSGTAYKHEGHGYTRKYRASFVGMAPMPNPRIVVAVSVDEPTAGSHFGGQVSGPVFSAIAGDTLRALNVPPNMPIKQLVVSDDSPAAPAATGPQKLAAGSGAKHMIVSSTTRNSPGVVR, encoded by the coding sequence ATGAAACCGTCGCAGAAGCGCCAGGACGTGAAATTCGCGTCGAGCCCGGTGCTGGGCGTGCACCTGCCGATGTGGCGCTCGAAGCTGGTCGTGTTCATGCTGTTCATGGCGTTCGTCGCGCTGGCCGCGCGCGCGTTCTGGATCCAGGGGCCCGGCAACGCGTTCTATCAGAAGCAGGGCGAGAGCCGCTACCAGCGCACGCTCGAGCTGCCGGCCACGCGCGGCAAGATTCTCGACCGTAACGGGCTCGTGCTCGCGACGAGCCTGCCGGTGCGCGCGATCTGGGCGATCCCCGACGCGGTGCCCGACGATCTCGACGCGGACAAGCTCGGCCAGCTCGGCAAGCTGCTCGGCATGACGCAGAAGGAACTGCGCGTCAAGCTGTCGGAAGACAAGGGTTTCGTCTACGTGAAGCGCCAGGTGCCGATCGACGTCGCGGACAAGGTCGCCGCGCTCGACATTCCCGGCATCTACCAGCGCAACGAATACAAGCGCTTCTATCCGGAAGGCGAGATCACTGCGCACCTGATCGGCTTCACGAACGTCGAGGACGAAGGGCAGGAGGGCGTCGAGCTCGGCGACCAGAAGCTGCTGGCCGGCACGTCGGGCATGCGCCGCGTGATCAAGGACCGCATGGGGCACATCGTCGAGGATGTCGCCGAGCAGATTCCGCCGCACAACGGCACCGACGTCGACCTGTCGATCGACAGCAAGATCCAGTACATCGCGTACGCGAACCTGAAGGCCGCCGTCGAGAAGTTCAAGGCGAAGGCCGGCGCGGCGATGGTCGTCGACGTGCGCACCGGCGAGGTGCTCGCGCTCGTCAACTACCCGACGTACAACCCGAACGACCGCTCGCGCCTGACGGGCGAGCAGCTGCGCAACCGGATCCTGACCGACGTGTTCGAGCCGGGCTCGATCATGAAGCCGTTTACGGTGTCGCTCGCGCTCGACCTGCATCGCGTGACGCCGAACACGCTCGTCGAGACGGGCAATGGGCACTTCGTGCTCGACGGCGCGCCGATCACCGACGATGCCGGCTTCGGCACGCTGACGGTCGGCGGCGTGATCCAGAAGTCGAGCAACATCGGCGCGACGAAGATCGCGATGACGATGCGGCCCGAAGAGATGTGGAATATGTATACCAGCATCGGCCTCGGCCAGGCGCCGAAGGTCGGCTTCCCGGGCGCGGCGGCCGGCCGCCTGCGTCCGTGGAAGAGCTGGCGCCGCATCGAGCAGGCGACGATGTCGTACGGCTACGGCCTGTCGGTGTCGCTGTTCCAGCTCGCGCGCGCATACACGGCGATCGCGCACGACGGCGAACTGATGCCCGTGACCATTTTCAAGACCGACCCCAATCAGCCGATCACCGGCACGCAGGTATTTACGCCGACCACCGCGCGCGAGGTGCGTGCGATGCTCGAGACGGTGGTCGCGCCGGGCGGCACGTCGCCGGACGCGGCGGTGCCCGGCTATCGCGTCGGCGGCAAGAGCGGTACCGCCTACAAGCACGAAGGCCACGGCTATACGCGCAAGTACCGCGCGTCGTTCGTCGGGATGGCGCCGATGCCGAACCCGCGCATCGTCGTCGCGGTGTCGGTCGACGAGCCGACCGCCGGCAGCCACTTCGGCGGCCAGGTGTCGGGCCCCGTGTTCTCGGCGATCGCGGGCGACACGCTGCGCGCGCTGAACGTGCCGCCCAACATGCCGATCAAGCAGCTCGTCGTGTCTGACGATTCGCCGGCCGCGCCCGCTGCGACGGGCCCGCAAAAGCTGGCCGCAGGCAGCGGCGCAAAGCATATGATCGTGTCCAGCACGACCCGTAATTCACCAGGAGTTGTTCGATGA
- the ftsL gene encoding cell division protein FtsL, with amino-acid sequence MSRFNIFLLIIVMGCALSVVNSTNQQRQIFIQLQRAQSQERQLQQDYAQLQYQQSALSKTSRIEQLANDSLKMQPITTGRTQYLTLPPGAAKAIDAPIPASADTAGKGKGGAR; translated from the coding sequence ATGAGCCGCTTCAATATCTTCCTGCTGATCATCGTGATGGGCTGCGCACTGTCGGTCGTCAACTCGACGAACCAGCAGCGCCAGATCTTCATCCAGCTGCAGCGTGCGCAGTCGCAGGAGCGCCAGCTCCAGCAGGATTACGCGCAGCTTCAATATCAGCAGAGCGCGCTGTCGAAGACCTCGCGCATCGAGCAGCTCGCGAACGATTCGCTGAAGATGCAGCCGATCACGACGGGCCGCACGCAATACCTGACGCTGCCGCCGGGCGCCGCGAAGGCGATCGACGCGCCGATCCCGGCATCGGCCGATACCGCCGGCAAGGGCAAGGGGGGCGCGCGATGA